One Periophthalmus magnuspinnatus isolate fPerMag1 chromosome 15, fPerMag1.2.pri, whole genome shotgun sequence genomic window carries:
- the spast gene encoding spastin encodes MSTKINSSKSKDNAEVIKNYHKQAFEYISKALRIDEEDTGEKEEAVQWYKRGISELERGIAVEINAQGEQYERAKRLQDKMINNLTMAKERLVLLETTLASKQRSDSQRTSASFFSTQPKPAPKSQPAPRSTLSNIRPSTTVRPTSRTNDFKVTPTTAKSNGRTAAMKPPVKRDMKIFKNVDSKLANLILNEIIDSGAAVSFEDIAGQELAKQALQEIVILPALRPELFTGLRAPARGLLLFGPPGNGKTMLAKAVAAESNATFFNISAASLTSKYVGEGEKLVRALFAVARELQPSVIFIDEVDSLLCQRKEGEHDAMRRLKTEFLVEFDGVQSGGDDRVLVMGATNRPQELDEAVLRRFAKRVYVTLPDEETRALLLQNLLSKHGNPLTKSELSYLAKKTQGYSGSDLTSLAKDAALGPIRELGPQQVRNMAASEMRNIKMKDFDDSLKRIKPSVSPSTLNLYSKWNQDYGDTTAF; translated from the exons ATGTCGACTAAAattaactcaagtaaaagcaaagaTAACGCAGAAGTGATCAAAAACTACCACAAGCAAGCGTTTGAGTACATCTCCAAGGCCTTAAGGATCGACGAAGAGGACACTG gggagaaagaggaggcagTCCAGTGGTACAAAAGAGGGATTTCTGAGCTTGAAAGGGGCATTGCAGTGGAAATCAATGCACAAG gGGAACAATATGAGAGAGCCAAAAGACTACAAGATAAAATGATCAATAATCTCACTATGGCAAAAGAAAGACTGGTCCTATTAG AGACAACATTGGCTTCCAAACAGAGGAGTGATTCTCAAAGGACTTCAGCTTCTTTCTTTTCAACTCAACCAAAACCTGCTCCCAAGAGTCAGCCTGCTCCCCGCTCAACACTATCTAATATCAGACCCTCAACTACCGTGCGACCCACATCCAGAACCAATGATTTCAAG GTAACCCCCACCACTGCAAAATCAAATGGAAGAACAGCAGCAATGAAGCCACCAGTAAAGAGGGATATGAAAATCTTCAAGAATGTCGACAGCAAACTCGCAAATCTGATCCTTAATGAAATCATTGACAG TGGTGCTGCTGTATCATTTGAAGACATTGCAGGACAAGAGCTGGCAAAACAAGCACTCCAAGAGATTGTTATTCTTCCTGCCTTAAGACCAGag CTCTTTACTGGGCTGAGAGCACCAGCACGGGGATTGCTTTTATTTGGGCCACCTGGAAATGGCAAAACTATGTTG gccAAAGCTGTTGCTGCTGAGTCAAATGCAACTTTCTTCAACATCAGTGCTGCTAGTTTGACCTCTAAATAT GTTGGTGAGGGGGAGAAGTTAGTTCGAGCCTTGTTTGCTGTCGCCAGGGAGTTACAACCCTCAGTCATCTTTATAG ATGAAGTTGACAGTTTGCTGTGtcagaggaaagagggggaacACGATGCCATGCGTCGACTGAAAACAGAGTTCCTTGTTGAGTTTGACGGG GTGCAGTCAGGAGGAGACGACCGAGTGCTTGTTATGGGAGCGACTAACAGGCCCCAGGAGCTCGATGAAGCTGTGCTGAG GCGTTTTGCAAAAAGAGTATACGTGACTTTGCCAGATGAAGAG acacgGGCCCTGTTGCTTCAAAATCTGTTGTCTAAGCATGGGAACCCTTTGACTAAGAGTGAGCTTTCCTATTTAGCCAA GAAGACCCAAGGGTATTCAGGGAGTGATTTGACGTCATTAGCCAAAGATGCTGCACTCGGACCAATTAGGG AGTTGGGGCCACAGCAAGTCAGAAATATGGCTGCGAGTGAG ATGCGTAACATTAAGATGAAAGACTTTGATGATTCGCTGAAGCGCATAAAACCCAGTGTTAGTCCCTCGACCCTCAACCTGTACTCCAAATGGAACCAGGATTATGGTGACACAACAGCCTTTTGA